In Meleagris gallopavo isolate NT-WF06-2002-E0010 breed Aviagen turkey brand Nicholas breeding stock chromosome 2, Turkey_5.1, whole genome shotgun sequence, the following are encoded in one genomic region:
- the LOC100541854 gene encoding atlastin-2 isoform X1 — translation MDTQGAFDSQSTIKDCATVFALSTMTSSVQVYNLSQNIQEDDLQHLQLFTEYGRLAMEEIYQKPFQTLMFLIRDWSYPYEHAYGLEGGKKFLEKRLQVKQNQHEELQNVRKHIHSCFSNLGCFLLPHPGLKVATNPNFDGRLNDIDEDFKKELRNLVPLLLAPENLVEKEISGSKVTCRDLVEYFKAYIKIYQGEELPHPKSMLQATAEANNLAAVAGAKDLYSKGMEQICGGDKPYIAPSDLERKHQDFKESAVKQFCSVKKMGGEEFCRRYQDQLEAEIDEIYANFVKHNDGKNIFYAARTPATLFAVMFAMYIISGLTGFLGMNSIATLCNLVLGMALISFCTWAYVKYSGEFREVGTAIDQIAEAIWEQVLKPMSDNLVEDHMRQSVRNSIKAGLTEQVSHHARLKTD, via the exons ATGGATACCCAAGGTGCCTTTGATAGCCAATCCACTATCAAAGACTGTGCAACGGTTTTTGCCCTGAGCACCATGACAAGTTCTGTCCAG GTATACAACTTGTCCCAGAATATTCAGGAAGATGACCTTCAACATTTGCAG TTGTTTACAGAATATGGAAGACTAGCAATGGAAGAAATTTACCAAAAGCCGTTTCAA ACACTAATGTTCTTAATTAGAGACTGGAGTTACCCTTATGAGCATGCATATGGcttggaaggaggaaaaaaattcctaGAGAAAAGGTTGCAG gtaaAGCAAAACCAACATGAAGAGCTACAGAATGTAAGGAAGCATATTCACTCCTGTTTCAGTAACCTTGGTTGTTTCCTGTTGCCCCACCCTGGTCTTAAAGTTGCAACAAATCCAAATTTTGATGGGAGATTAAATG ATATTGATGAGGATTTTAAGAAGGAGCTGCGGAATTTGGTACCGTTACTGCTTGCCCCTGAAAACTTGGTAGAAAAAGAGATTAGTGGATCCAAGGTGACCTGTAGAGATCTTGTAGAATACTTCAAG GCTTACATTAAAATCTATCAAGGAGAGGAGCTACCTCATCCAAAGTCTATGCTGCAG GCAACAGCTGAGGCAAATAATCTTGCTGCTGTGGCAGGAGCAAAAGACTTGTACAGTAAAGGCATGGAGCAG ATTTGTGGAGGAGATAAGCCTTATATTGCCCCATCGGATCTTGAGCGGAAGCACCAGGATTTCAAAGAGTCAGCTGTCAAGCAGTTCTGCTCTGTGAAGAAGATGGGAGGGGAGGAGTTCTGTCGGCGCTACCAGGATCAGCTTGAGGCAGAAATCGACGAGATCTATGCAAACTTTGTGAAGCACAATGATggcaaaaacatattttacgCTGCTCGTACCCCTGCCACTCTATTTGCAGTCATGTTTGCCATGTATATAATCTCAGGACTGACTGGGTTCCTTGGTATGAACTCCATAGCTACCCTGTGTAATCTTGTGCTGGGGATGGCTCTTATATCCTTTTGTACGTGGGCATACGTTAAGTACTCTGGGGAATTCAGAGAAGTTGGAACAGCCATTGATCAGATCGCTGAAGCTATATGGGAACAG GTGTTGAAGCCCATGAGTGATAATTTGGTGGAGGATCATATGAGGCAGTCTGTTAGAAACTCTATCAAAGCAGGCCTGACCGAGCAGGTGTCTCACCATGCCAGACTAAAGACAGACTGA
- the LOC100541854 gene encoding atlastin-2 isoform X2, whose product MDTQGAFDSQSTIKDCATVFALSTMTSSVQVYNLSQNIQEDDLQHLQLFTEYGRLAMEEIYQKPFQTLMFLIRDWSYPYEHAYGLEGGKKFLEKRLQVKQNQHEELQNVRKHIHSCFSNLGCFLLPHPGLKVATNPNFDGRLNDIDEDFKKELRNLVPLLLAPENLVEKEISGSKVTCRDLVEYFKAYIKIYQGEELPHPKSMLQATAEANNLAAVAGAKDLYSKGMEQICGGDKPYIAPSDLERKHQDFKESAVKQFCSVKKMGGEEFCRRYQDQLEAEIDEIYANFVKHNDGKNIFYAARTPATLFAVMFAMYIISGLTGFLGMNSIATLCNLVLGMALISFCTWAYVKYSGEFREVGTAIDQIAEAIWEQRNPRKVFFKLFEVLRCRTIRRALTSVPRQRLSSNNNKKKN is encoded by the exons ATGGATACCCAAGGTGCCTTTGATAGCCAATCCACTATCAAAGACTGTGCAACGGTTTTTGCCCTGAGCACCATGACAAGTTCTGTCCAG GTATACAACTTGTCCCAGAATATTCAGGAAGATGACCTTCAACATTTGCAG TTGTTTACAGAATATGGAAGACTAGCAATGGAAGAAATTTACCAAAAGCCGTTTCAA ACACTAATGTTCTTAATTAGAGACTGGAGTTACCCTTATGAGCATGCATATGGcttggaaggaggaaaaaaattcctaGAGAAAAGGTTGCAG gtaaAGCAAAACCAACATGAAGAGCTACAGAATGTAAGGAAGCATATTCACTCCTGTTTCAGTAACCTTGGTTGTTTCCTGTTGCCCCACCCTGGTCTTAAAGTTGCAACAAATCCAAATTTTGATGGGAGATTAAATG ATATTGATGAGGATTTTAAGAAGGAGCTGCGGAATTTGGTACCGTTACTGCTTGCCCCTGAAAACTTGGTAGAAAAAGAGATTAGTGGATCCAAGGTGACCTGTAGAGATCTTGTAGAATACTTCAAG GCTTACATTAAAATCTATCAAGGAGAGGAGCTACCTCATCCAAAGTCTATGCTGCAG GCAACAGCTGAGGCAAATAATCTTGCTGCTGTGGCAGGAGCAAAAGACTTGTACAGTAAAGGCATGGAGCAG ATTTGTGGAGGAGATAAGCCTTATATTGCCCCATCGGATCTTGAGCGGAAGCACCAGGATTTCAAAGAGTCAGCTGTCAAGCAGTTCTGCTCTGTGAAGAAGATGGGAGGGGAGGAGTTCTGTCGGCGCTACCAGGATCAGCTTGAGGCAGAAATCGACGAGATCTATGCAAACTTTGTGAAGCACAATGATggcaaaaacatattttacgCTGCTCGTACCCCTGCCACTCTATTTGCAGTCATGTTTGCCATGTATATAATCTCAGGACTGACTGGGTTCCTTGGTATGAACTCCATAGCTACCCTGTGTAATCTTGTGCTGGGGATGGCTCTTATATCCTTTTGTACGTGGGCATACGTTAAGTACTCTGGGGAATTCAGAGAAGTTGGAACAGCCATTGATCAGATCGCTGAAGCTATATGGGAACAG AGGAATCCCAGGAAG GTGTTTTTCAAACTCTTTGAAGTCCTTAGATGCCGAACAATTCGCCGTGCTCTTACATCAGTGCCGCGACAGCGACTCTCATCCAAcaataacaagaagaaaaactag
- the GINS1 gene encoding DNA replication complex GINS protein PSF1: MSSTALEEMRTLYERNQADVSEAKSGRTDLIFLIRFRHCCLLRNQRCIVAYLYDRLLRIRALRWEYGSVLPNAIQFHMAAEEVEWFNRYKKSLATYMRSVGGEEGLDLTQDIKPPKSLYIEVRCLRDYGEFEIDDGTTVLLKKNSQHFLPRWKCEQLIRQGVLEHILS, from the exons ATGAGTAGTACA GCGCTGGAGGAGATGCGGACGCTGTATGAGCGGAACCAGGCGGATGT GTCTGAAGCGAAGTCGGGCCGGACGGATCTGATTTTCCTCATCCGGTTTCGGCACTGTTGCCTGCTCCGCAACCAGCGCTGCATCGTGGCTTACCT GTACGACCGGCTGCTGCGGATCCGGGCGCTCCGGTGGGAGTATGGAAGCGTCCTGCCCAATGCCATCCAGTTCCACATGGCAGCCGAGGAA GTGGAGTGGTTCAATCGGTACAAGAAGTCCCTGGCAACTTACATGAGGTcagtgggaggagaggagggacTGGACCTTACACAGGACATAAAGCCTCCTAAAAGCCTGTACATCGAA GTGCGGTGTTTGAGAGACTATGGAGAATTTGAGATCGATGATGGCACCACTGTCTTGTTGAAGAAGAACAGCCAG cACTTCTTGCCCCGCTGGAAATGTGAGCAGTTAATCAGACAAGGAGTCCTGGAGCACATTCTGTCATAA